In Aquiflexum balticum DSM 16537, a single genomic region encodes these proteins:
- a CDS encoding DUF1501 domain-containing protein yields the protein MKNNLNRRDFLKKTSAATIATMGLGSPIAGLFSSCNTRISIPASADTVILLFMAGGMAHTETFDPKKYTPFRKGMESKEVLSTFPSFPTALDGIHFSEGLESIGKIMDKGTLIRSYVAADLGHILHTRHQYHWHTCYEPPQSVVVPHIGSWIAKELGPLNPVIPPFINIGQRFTVGEGEELKAFHSAGFLGSEFGPFLIPDPSTGLESVRPPVGMSTSRFEARNQLYENLVQESALGEFGSDYQKESLKRSMEQAYMLLNSPEAKAFDLSLEAKESYDSYNTGKFGLGCLLAKRLVDQGARFISVTTEYEPFFGWDTHDNGHTRLKDMKKMIDAPIARLIRDLDESGRLDRTLVIVASEFSRDMLTEGRPELKVLDQVEVPDIIEDMKNYGMHRHFTDGCSILMFGGGVKRGHVYGRTADERPCKTVEKPIKIDSIHQTIYHALGISPDTNYEIEKRPFYTTPDGHGKAELELLV from the coding sequence ATGAAAAACAACCTGAACAGAAGGGATTTTCTTAAAAAAACAAGTGCAGCCACCATCGCAACTATGGGATTGGGTTCACCTATCGCAGGTCTGTTTTCTTCCTGCAATACCAGAATATCTATCCCCGCTTCAGCAGATACAGTCATATTATTGTTTATGGCCGGTGGAATGGCCCATACCGAAACCTTTGACCCCAAGAAATATACCCCTTTCAGAAAAGGGATGGAATCAAAAGAGGTCTTGAGTACTTTTCCTTCATTCCCCACGGCTTTGGATGGCATTCATTTTTCTGAAGGATTGGAGTCTATAGGGAAAATCATGGACAAAGGCACTTTGATCAGATCTTATGTTGCCGCAGACTTGGGGCATATCCTGCATACCCGGCACCAATATCATTGGCACACCTGCTATGAACCTCCGCAATCAGTGGTGGTCCCCCATATCGGTTCTTGGATAGCCAAGGAATTGGGACCGCTCAATCCGGTTATTCCCCCATTCATAAATATTGGCCAAAGATTTACAGTAGGTGAAGGTGAAGAACTGAAAGCCTTCCATAGCGCCGGGTTTTTGGGGAGTGAATTTGGACCGTTTTTGATTCCTGATCCCAGTACGGGACTGGAAAGTGTCAGACCTCCTGTGGGAATGTCCACCAGCAGGTTTGAGGCAAGGAACCAACTCTATGAAAATCTGGTCCAGGAAAGTGCTTTGGGAGAATTTGGCAGTGACTATCAAAAAGAGTCCCTCAAAAGATCCATGGAACAAGCTTATATGTTGCTGAATTCCCCGGAAGCCAAAGCCTTTGACCTCAGTTTGGAAGCCAAGGAAAGCTATGACAGTTACAATACAGGGAAATTTGGCCTTGGCTGTCTTTTGGCCAAAAGGCTGGTGGATCAAGGAGCAAGATTTATCAGTGTGACTACTGAATACGAACCTTTCTTTGGCTGGGACACCCATGACAATGGGCATACCCGATTGAAGGACATGAAAAAAATGATCGATGCTCCAATAGCCCGCTTGATCCGGGATCTGGATGAAAGTGGTAGATTAGACCGCACCTTGGTCATAGTAGCAAGCGAATTCAGCAGAGACATGCTGACGGAAGGAAGGCCTGAACTCAAAGTATTGGATCAGGTAGAGGTTCCTGACATTATCGAGGATATGAAAAATTATGGCATGCACAGGCATTTCACCGATGGTTGTTCCATTTTAATGTTTGGTGGTGGGGTAAAAAGAGGCCATGTATACGGCAGAACGGCAGATGAAAGACCCTGTAAGACAGTGGAAAAGCCCATTAAAATTGATAGTATTCACCAAACGATTTACCATGCCTTGGGCATATCACCCGACACAAACTATGAAATCGAAAAAAGACCGTTTTATACGACTCCTGATGGACACGGCAAAGCAGAATTGGAGTTGTTGGTATAA
- a CDS encoding PSD1 and planctomycete cytochrome C domain-containing protein, with protein MVSESLWIWQFLGRLHPMIVHFPISLILFAAILELWTIGKPDSKLKPGINLMLKAGVISGLLAVGLGLLLAGNEDISGDLLDRHRLTGILTGVGSVLILVFLQLSIKQQRFIKWFRASLFLTSLSVIITGHLGASLTHGENYLTETFPWESSNNYQTPSFDLTGYGDISAGLSPEKEIQLIGEVRTILAHNCYKCHSGAKVEADLRLDSKEAVFKGGESGEILQVGNSSSSEIIRRITLPKNHKDVMPSKGKLLSKDEIALLGFWIDQGAPWPDEAENPSIYRVAKMEPRKPILPKSSEGLENPIDLWVDLYFRENGISWQQAVDDRTYLRRVYLDVVGLVPSPSELELFYADERPDKRDIWLRNLLDRQDDYAQHWLTFWNDNLRNDYTGTGYITNGRYNITDWLYKSLQENKPYHQFVKELLNPTDESKGFIEGIRWRGTVNASQRTEMQAAQNVGQVILGLNLKCASCHDSFISDWKLEEAYAFANVFADSTLEVSRCEIPTGKMAGTKILWEELGEIDSTATRSEKLQQLSEYLVQPANGRMYRTIVNRIWKQMMGRGMVEPVDEMDNEPWSQDLLDWLASEFVDRNYDLKELIYLIASSRIYQSGSIGVKSPDLLFSEDYKFTGMVRRRLTAEQFSDAISRIFYPVFDEKELKYKPNQLLTEQKPTIDFARASLVANNSFLTAMGRPNREIVSTSRDSQANLLQSLELTNGEKLNDVLYKGAELWKEKYPSSDVIIQEVFVQTLNRKPSQKEFQIAKAALGDQPETDKIQDLFWAVLLLPEFQLIY; from the coding sequence ATGGTTTCAGAATCTTTATGGATTTGGCAGTTTTTGGGAAGACTACATCCTATGATAGTCCATTTCCCCATTAGCTTGATACTTTTTGCGGCGATTCTCGAATTATGGACAATTGGAAAGCCGGATTCCAAATTAAAACCAGGGATTAATCTCATGCTGAAAGCAGGAGTAATCAGTGGCCTTCTTGCTGTTGGTTTGGGATTATTGCTTGCTGGCAATGAGGATATTTCTGGAGATTTGCTGGATCGCCATAGATTGACAGGAATTTTAACGGGAGTTGGAAGTGTGCTGATCCTTGTTTTCCTGCAACTTTCTATCAAGCAGCAACGGTTTATCAAATGGTTTAGGGCTTCCCTATTCCTGACTTCTTTGTCAGTAATAATTACGGGCCATCTTGGCGCTTCTCTTACACATGGAGAAAATTATCTGACTGAAACATTCCCTTGGGAATCATCCAATAATTATCAGACCCCTAGTTTTGACTTGACCGGATATGGAGATATCTCTGCCGGATTAAGTCCTGAAAAGGAAATCCAACTGATCGGTGAGGTCAGAACCATTTTGGCCCATAACTGCTACAAATGCCATAGCGGTGCCAAAGTAGAAGCAGATTTAAGACTGGATTCCAAAGAAGCTGTTTTCAAAGGGGGAGAATCCGGAGAAATTCTCCAAGTTGGAAACTCCTCTTCCAGCGAGATCATCAGGAGGATTACTTTGCCAAAAAACCACAAAGATGTAATGCCTTCAAAAGGAAAACTCCTGAGTAAAGACGAAATAGCACTTTTAGGTTTTTGGATTGATCAAGGCGCGCCGTGGCCTGATGAAGCAGAAAATCCAAGCATATACCGGGTTGCCAAAATGGAACCCCGTAAACCCATTCTCCCAAAATCCAGTGAAGGTTTGGAAAACCCTATTGACTTATGGGTGGACCTGTATTTCAGAGAAAACGGAATCTCTTGGCAGCAAGCTGTGGATGACAGGACTTATCTTCGAAGAGTATATTTGGATGTGGTGGGATTGGTACCATCGCCTTCGGAGCTGGAACTTTTCTATGCGGATGAAAGACCCGACAAAAGAGATATTTGGCTTAGAAATCTCTTGGACCGCCAAGATGACTATGCCCAGCATTGGCTGACATTTTGGAATGATAACCTGAGGAATGACTACACAGGCACAGGATATATCACCAATGGCCGGTACAACATCACCGATTGGCTTTATAAGTCTCTCCAGGAAAACAAACCTTACCACCAATTTGTCAAGGAACTATTGAACCCTACGGATGAATCCAAAGGCTTTATAGAAGGCATCAGGTGGCGGGGAACAGTCAATGCCAGTCAAAGGACAGAAATGCAGGCTGCCCAAAATGTCGGCCAGGTAATTTTAGGACTGAACCTCAAATGCGCTTCCTGCCATGACAGTTTTATCTCAGATTGGAAATTGGAGGAAGCATATGCTTTTGCCAATGTTTTTGCGGACAGTACTTTGGAAGTCAGCCGTTGTGAAATCCCTACCGGAAAAATGGCAGGAACCAAAATCCTCTGGGAAGAATTGGGAGAAATTGACAGTACTGCCACACGTTCTGAAAAACTTCAGCAATTATCCGAATACCTGGTACAACCTGCCAACGGCCGCATGTACCGGACAATAGTCAACAGGATTTGGAAACAAATGATGGGCAGAGGCATGGTGGAACCTGTTGATGAAATGGACAATGAACCTTGGAGTCAGGATTTGTTGGATTGGCTGGCCTCAGAATTTGTGGACAGAAATTACGACCTCAAAGAGCTGATTTATTTGATAGCCTCATCCAGAATATACCAGTCCGGTTCCATTGGCGTAAAAAGTCCGGATCTTCTTTTTTCAGAAGATTATAAATTCACCGGTATGGTCAGGAGGAGGTTGACAGCGGAACAGTTTTCAGATGCCATCAGCCGGATTTTCTATCCTGTGTTTGATGAAAAAGAATTGAAGTATAAACCTAACCAGCTGCTGACGGAACAGAAACCAACAATTGATTTTGCCAGAGCTTCTTTGGTAGCCAACAACAGTTTTCTGACTGCCATGGGCAGACCCAATAGGGAGATTGTGTCCACAAGCAGGGACTCCCAGGCCAATCTGCTCCAATCCCTTGAACTGACAAACGGAGAAAAGCTCAATGATGTCCTTTATAAAGGGGCTGAGTTATGGAAAGAAAAATACCCATCAAGCGATGTGATTATCCAAGAGGTTTTTGTCCAAACCTTAAACAGAAAACCAAGCCAAAAAGAATTTCAGATAGCCAAAGCGGCATTGGGGGATCAACCGGAAACAGATAAAATACAGGATTTATTTTGGGCGGTTTTATTACTTCCTGAATTCCAGTTAATTTACTGA